GTTGCGCAGACTGGTTGCACCCCCTCAGCCCGGCGCGTTGCACCGAGCGGGGGGGAGGGAGTTACTTCATACCCTCCAGCGTCTTCCATGCGGCGTCAAGCCTGGCCCGCTCTTCCTTGAGCCCTTCGAGGATGCCTTCCTGCTTTTCGACTTCCTCTTCGGGGGCGCGGGCGCGGAAGTTCTCGTTGGAGAGCTTGCCTTCGAGCCGGCCGATTTCCTTCTCGTTCTTGGTGCGGGCCTTGCCAACGCGCGCGCGCTCGGCCTCAACGTCGATGCCATCGGGGAAGGTGATGAAGAACTCGAAGGGCTCGGCCACGGCCGCCGCGCTGGCGGGGCGGGACTCGGCGGCGCTGATGGTCGAGACCTTCGCCAGTCGCACGAAGTGTTCGGAGTAGGGCGAGAGCTTCTCGCTGACCGCATCATTCCAGTGCAGCTCCACGTGGCTGGAGGGCTTTACGCCGAGCTCGCCGCGCACGCTGCGCACGGCGGCGATGGCATCGACGACCTTGTCGAATGCCTCGGCCTCGTGGGGGAAACTCGGAACGTCCTGCGCGCTCGGCCAGCTCTGGCGCATGAGGTAACCCTCGGCCGCGCCGA
The Chrysiogenia bacterium DNA segment above includes these coding regions:
- a CDS encoding class I tRNA ligase family protein, yielding ASRFAMMNLGDETPTALPPSDKLSTVEKWILFRLEKAIGETTNALDSYEFDRAASTLYQFTWQIFCDWYLELAKPDLNGEHGEERRDHARAVLSFVLQNMLRMLHPMVPFVTEEIAQKLGAAEGYLMRQSWPSAQDVPSFPHEAEAFDKVVDAIAAVRSVRGELGVKPSSHVELHWNDAVSEKLSPYSEHFVRLAKVSTISAAESRPASAAAVAEPFEFFITFPDGIDVEAERARVGKARTKNEKEIGRLEGKLSNENFRARAPEEEVEKQEGILEGLKEERARLDAAWKTLEGMK